The proteins below are encoded in one region of Thermococcus peptonophilus:
- a CDS encoding NAD+ synthase — protein MRNLDYHSVVERIAKFIREKVGEAGVEGVVVGISGGIDSATTAYLAVRALGKEKVLGLIMPYYENSDVEDAKLVCSSLGIGCKIINIKPIVESFVSQLGFRPDKRSLGNIMARARMILLYAHANQLNRLVLGTSNRSEFLTGYFTKWGDGASDYAPLINLYKTEVWEIAKLLDVPERIIQKKPTAGLWEGQTDEDELGISYHLLDEILWRLVDLRMPKEEIAEELGISVEKVEYVESLVRRSEHKRRLPVGPEF, from the coding sequence ATGAGAAATCTTGACTACCATTCAGTGGTTGAGAGGATAGCGAAGTTCATTCGAGAAAAGGTCGGGGAGGCTGGGGTTGAAGGTGTCGTCGTCGGTATAAGCGGGGGAATAGACAGCGCCACAACGGCATATCTGGCCGTCAGAGCTTTAGGGAAAGAAAAAGTTCTGGGTCTTATTATGCCCTACTACGAGAACAGCGACGTTGAGGATGCAAAGCTCGTCTGCAGTTCTCTCGGGATAGGGTGCAAGATTATAAACATCAAGCCGATTGTTGAGTCTTTCGTTTCTCAGCTCGGCTTCAGGCCCGACAAACGCTCCCTTGGGAACATCATGGCTAGAGCGAGGATGATACTTTTATACGCCCACGCAAACCAGCTCAACAGGCTCGTCCTTGGAACCAGCAACAGGAGCGAGTTCCTAACTGGCTACTTTACGAAGTGGGGAGACGGGGCGAGCGACTACGCACCGCTGATAAACCTGTATAAGACTGAAGTCTGGGAGATAGCAAAGTTGCTCGATGTTCCAGAAAGGATAATCCAGAAGAAGCCCACGGCGGGTCTATGGGAAGGACAGACTGATGAGGACGAGCTGGGAATAAGCTATCACCTTCTTGACGAGATACTCTGGCGCCTCGTTGACCTCAGGATGCCGAAAGAGGAGATAGCGGAGGAGCTTGGAATAAGCGTCGAGAAAGTCGAATACGTTGAGAGCCTTGTAAGGAGAAGCGAGCACAAGCGGAGACTTCCAGTGGGGCCTGAGTTTTGA
- a CDS encoding ABC transporter ATP-binding protein, whose product MSRPVLEVKNLKMYYFTNKGVVKAVDDISFTLNKGEVLGLAGESGCGKSSLGFTLLGMPTPPGKIVDGSIKIEGREIVGLPEDVLRKEIRWQKISMIFQGAMNALNPVYTIGYQMTEPLIYHKGMSQEEALDRAQKYLELVGLDPEIVYRYPHELSGGMKQRVVIAMALLMEPSVVIADEPTTALDVIVQAQIINLMKRLKKELNLSMIFITHDLSILAEISDKVAIMYAGKIVEIGDSEKIYYEPAHPYTQKLLAAIPRLHEDVERLEFIPGQPPNLINPPKGCRFHPRCPYAMDVCREQEPEMKEIDKDHYAACWLL is encoded by the coding sequence ATGAGCAGGCCAGTACTTGAAGTTAAGAACCTCAAGATGTATTACTTCACGAACAAGGGCGTTGTCAAGGCAGTGGACGACATCAGCTTTACCCTCAACAAGGGTGAGGTTCTGGGACTTGCCGGAGAGAGCGGTTGCGGCAAGTCCTCCCTCGGCTTTACCCTTTTAGGAATGCCAACGCCCCCTGGCAAGATAGTAGATGGTAGCATCAAGATCGAGGGCAGGGAGATAGTCGGACTTCCCGAGGATGTGCTGAGGAAGGAAATTCGCTGGCAGAAGATATCCATGATCTTTCAGGGTGCCATGAACGCCCTCAACCCAGTTTACACCATCGGCTACCAAATGACGGAGCCGCTCATTTACCACAAGGGAATGAGCCAGGAAGAAGCTCTCGACAGGGCTCAGAAGTACCTTGAGCTCGTCGGTCTCGACCCCGAGATAGTTTACCGCTATCCACACGAGCTTTCCGGCGGTATGAAGCAGCGTGTCGTAATAGCCATGGCTCTCCTCATGGAGCCGAGCGTCGTCATAGCGGACGAGCCGACAACGGCCCTTGACGTTATCGTCCAGGCCCAGATTATCAACCTGATGAAGCGCCTCAAGAAGGAACTCAACCTCTCGATGATATTCATTACTCACGACCTGAGCATTCTCGCAGAGATCAGCGATAAGGTTGCAATAATGTACGCTGGTAAGATAGTGGAAATAGGTGACAGCGAGAAAATCTACTACGAGCCGGCCCACCCGTACACCCAGAAGCTTCTTGCAGCCATCCCAAGGCTCCATGAGGACGTTGAGAGGCTTGAATTCATACCCGGACAGCCGCCCAACCTCATCAACCCGCCAAAGGGATGCCGCTTCCATCCGAGGTGTCCATATGCCATGGACGTTTGTAGGGAGCAGGAGCCCGAGATGAAGGAAATTGATAAGGATCACTACGCCGCATGCTGGCTGCTGTGA
- a CDS encoding dihydroorotase, protein MHELVLSGKFVLNGEIVRGSIGIDNGIITDISKRDIKGEETIVFRNNEVILPGLIDTHVHLRDFEQKEKETVESGTKAAVHGGITAVFDMPNTKPPIMDIKTFKERLNILEKHAYTDYAAGFLLAGNCGEASGVRADFYKIFMGTSTGGIFSEDFEIDYSCAPGIASVHAEDPEAINKNPDRPPEAEIRAINKALNAAEKLGKPLNICHVSTAGGIEAILKKNFPWVSFEVTPHHLFLTKMDFEENPLLKVYPPLRSEEHRKALWQSLSKIPIIASDHAPHTIEDKKAGAAGIPGLETEVALLLDATNRGLMTIFDIVEKMHDNPVRFFGIKGRDFSPGNEATFTIADPRREWTVKPEEFYTKAKWSPWEGKKLKGKVVMTVLKGRVVMEDDEIIGKPEGVRLDVQGGKY, encoded by the coding sequence ATGCATGAGCTGGTTCTATCTGGAAAGTTTGTACTAAACGGTGAGATAGTCAGAGGGAGCATCGGCATAGATAACGGCATTATAACAGATATCTCCAAGAGAGACATTAAAGGTGAAGAGACAATAGTTTTCAGGAATAATGAAGTTATACTGCCTGGTCTTATAGACACTCACGTCCATTTGAGAGACTTTGAGCAAAAGGAAAAGGAGACCGTGGAAAGTGGAACTAAGGCAGCCGTCCATGGAGGCATAACGGCAGTCTTTGACATGCCGAACACAAAACCTCCTATCATGGACATCAAAACTTTCAAAGAAAGATTGAACATCCTTGAGAAGCATGCCTACACCGACTATGCCGCGGGCTTCCTTCTTGCCGGAAACTGCGGGGAAGCGTCTGGAGTGAGGGCAGATTTTTATAAAATATTCATGGGAACATCGACCGGAGGGATATTCTCAGAGGACTTTGAAATCGACTATTCCTGCGCCCCCGGCATCGCCAGCGTCCATGCCGAAGACCCAGAGGCCATAAATAAGAATCCCGACCGACCTCCGGAAGCTGAAATCAGAGCGATAAATAAAGCTCTTAATGCCGCGGAAAAACTGGGGAAGCCACTCAACATATGTCACGTCTCAACTGCAGGTGGAATTGAGGCAATACTCAAAAAGAACTTTCCCTGGGTGAGCTTCGAGGTTACACCACACCATCTCTTTCTCACGAAAATGGACTTTGAGGAGAACCCCCTGCTCAAGGTCTACCCGCCGCTGAGAAGTGAGGAGCACAGAAAAGCCCTCTGGCAGAGCCTCTCAAAAATCCCAATAATAGCGAGCGACCACGCGCCGCACACCATTGAAGATAAAAAAGCGGGCGCAGCAGGAATTCCGGGGCTGGAAACCGAGGTAGCACTCCTTCTGGACGCCACAAACAGGGGACTCATGACGATATTCGACATCGTTGAGAAGATGCACGACAACCCCGTGAGGTTCTTCGGCATTAAGGGACGCGATTTCTCACCGGGAAACGAGGCGACTTTCACGATAGCTGACCCCCGGAGAGAATGGACGGTCAAGCCCGAGGAGTTCTACACAAAGGCAAAATGGAGTCCCTGGGAAGGGAAAAAGCTGAAGGGAAAGGTCGTGATGACTGTTCTTAAGGGAAGGGTCGTTATGGAAGACGATGAAATCATAGGAAAGCCGGAGGGGGTAAGGCTGGATGTACAGGGTGGTAAATATTGA
- a CDS encoding ABC transporter permease — protein sequence MGMSFGRYVAYRLVNAVIILFLAVLLMSALFTKLATIQLTSQVDEEVQMWVRGYTQQHHQQPTQEMIEKYREARIKYYRLDQPYWKRMWMYTIDTFFFRWGNSFVKVFGTTDIVSQIKTALARTVLLFTTSQIFIILIGLSLGLKSARHPGSLLDRTISILAMIASSLPMWWVGMLMILLFVVYLGWLPITLYSQVEVSGWINILKKMSLPVLTIVLVSFGGWAWTTRNIMIGTMQEDFIMVARAKGVPERKIIYGHALKAAAPPIITMVIFGLIGSLGGAIITEIVFNWPGMGRLYYEALQLNAVRTMMALNYMFAVLTVLSMVLADILYGYLDPRIRIGAAARS from the coding sequence ATGGGAATGAGCTTCGGAAGATACGTGGCGTACAGGCTTGTGAACGCCGTAATAATACTATTCCTGGCGGTTCTGTTGATGTCCGCCCTCTTTACAAAACTGGCAACAATCCAGCTAACCTCTCAGGTTGACGAAGAAGTCCAGATGTGGGTGCGTGGATACACACAGCAGCACCACCAGCAGCCCACGCAGGAGATGATAGAAAAGTACCGTGAGGCAAGAATCAAATACTACCGCCTTGACCAGCCCTATTGGAAGAGGATGTGGATGTATACAATTGACACATTCTTCTTTAGATGGGGTAATTCATTTGTCAAAGTCTTTGGAACAACGGACATTGTAAGCCAGATTAAGACGGCACTCGCAAGAACAGTGTTGCTTTTCACAACTTCACAGATATTCATAATTCTCATAGGTCTCTCGCTTGGTCTGAAGAGCGCCCGCCACCCAGGAAGCCTGCTTGACAGGACAATATCCATACTGGCCATGATAGCCTCGAGTCTTCCAATGTGGTGGGTCGGAATGCTTATGATACTCCTATTCGTCGTCTATCTTGGCTGGCTCCCAATAACGCTCTACTCCCAGGTTGAAGTCTCCGGGTGGATCAACATACTGAAGAAGATGAGCCTTCCGGTCCTCACAATAGTTCTCGTGTCCTTCGGTGGATGGGCGTGGACGACCAGAAACATCATGATCGGCACCATGCAGGAAGACTTTATCATGGTTGCCAGGGCCAAGGGTGTTCCCGAGAGGAAGATTATCTACGGACACGCTCTCAAGGCAGCCGCCCCGCCGATCATTACCATGGTTATCTTCGGACTCATAGGTTCTCTTGGTGGTGCAATCATCACGGAGATCGTCTTCAACTGGCCGGGGATGGGACGTCTCTACTACGAGGCCCTTCAGCTCAACGCCGTCAGGACGATGATGGCTCTCAACTACATGTTCGCAGTGCTTACCGTGCTCTCGATGGTTCTCGCGGATATACTCTACGGATACCTCGACCCGAGAATCAGGATTGGTGCAGCCGCCCGTTCATGA
- a CDS encoding radical SAM protein has protein sequence MGIKMKWEDFARSMGVEPQILENKEARLLKQFVMDLKFPTHCQGCQGLDLSNPNPVHHPSYELTPACNHDCIFCYSNVAVKLGKAPKPGYYGWENPYAITVSQYGEPLISPRIVEVNRMLRERFPNARLDLQTNGSLLTEELWAKLDFDLVMISLDAASREKHLKITNADTFEAVVNALKIVGSDKSVHSVVRTIFMPGINDEDIPKIAELAASLGIDEMMLQPLTIHELNVERLKKAGLDFERAESIREFLKAAMEAKKYIDVRISGCQLAIYRTMDPLTLFSAKRVAREVAPAVKRERLL, from the coding sequence ATGGGTATAAAGATGAAGTGGGAAGACTTTGCGAGGAGCATGGGCGTCGAACCCCAGATACTCGAGAACAAAGAGGCCAGGCTTTTAAAGCAGTTCGTGATGGATTTGAAGTTTCCCACTCACTGCCAAGGCTGCCAGGGACTTGATTTAAGCAACCCGAATCCTGTTCACCATCCAAGCTACGAGCTGACTCCGGCGTGCAACCACGACTGTATCTTCTGCTACTCAAACGTCGCGGTGAAACTCGGAAAGGCACCGAAGCCCGGCTACTACGGCTGGGAAAACCCGTACGCAATAACAGTTTCCCAGTACGGAGAGCCGCTGATAAGCCCGCGCATAGTCGAGGTCAACAGGATGCTCCGCGAGAGGTTTCCGAATGCAAGACTTGATCTGCAGACCAACGGTTCCCTCCTGACCGAGGAGCTGTGGGCAAAGCTTGACTTCGATCTCGTAATGATAAGCCTCGACGCCGCGAGCAGAGAGAAGCACCTCAAGATTACAAACGCGGACACTTTTGAGGCCGTCGTCAACGCCCTCAAAATCGTTGGTTCAGACAAGTCCGTCCACTCGGTTGTGAGGACCATCTTCATGCCGGGCATAAACGACGAGGACATACCGAAGATAGCCGAGCTCGCCGCTTCCCTCGGAATAGACGAGATGATGCTCCAGCCGCTAACCATTCACGAGCTTAACGTTGAGAGACTGAAGAAAGCCGGTCTGGACTTCGAGAGAGCAGAGAGCATAAGGGAGTTTCTCAAGGCGGCTATGGAAGCCAAGAAGTACATAGACGTGAGGATAAGCGGCTGTCAGCTTGCGATATACAGGACAATGGATCCGCTGACGCTCTTCAGCGCGAAAAGGGTCGCTAGAGAAGTGGCACCTGCAGTTAAGAGGGAGAGGCTCCTTTAG
- a CDS encoding dihydroorotate dehydrogenase electron transfer subunit: MYRVVNIEEIWDVAKDVKAFRFNKRIEFTPGQFVMTWLPGVGEKPFSLAWRDMIVVKRVGPFTTELFKLEEGDRLWIRGPYGHGFIKKGEKVALVGGGIGIPPLYAFARKNQKEFDQITLIYGARSKDELALLDIGDYVDDVVITTDDGSAGRKGFPTDILTERKEEFDQVYACGPEPMLKAVLRAMDYKNVQISAERYMKCGIGVCGSCNLGKYLVCRDGPVFEGEKLVGLL, translated from the coding sequence ATGTACAGGGTGGTAAATATTGAGGAGATATGGGATGTGGCAAAGGACGTGAAGGCCTTTAGATTCAATAAGAGGATCGAGTTCACACCGGGGCAGTTCGTGATGACCTGGCTCCCGGGTGTTGGGGAGAAACCATTCAGCCTAGCATGGAGGGATATGATAGTCGTAAAGCGCGTCGGACCGTTCACTACAGAGCTCTTCAAGCTTGAAGAGGGGGACAGGCTTTGGATCAGAGGGCCCTACGGCCATGGATTTATCAAGAAGGGAGAAAAAGTAGCCCTCGTCGGCGGGGGTATAGGTATCCCACCCCTATATGCCTTCGCAAGGAAAAACCAGAAAGAATTCGACCAGATAACCCTCATATACGGGGCCCGATCAAAGGACGAACTTGCACTACTGGACATTGGAGACTACGTGGACGATGTTGTAATAACAACGGACGATGGCTCCGCAGGAAGGAAGGGTTTTCCGACTGATATTCTCACCGAGAGAAAGGAAGAGTTCGACCAGGTCTACGCCTGCGGTCCGGAGCCGATGCTGAAGGCGGTGCTGCGGGCTATGGACTACAAAAATGTCCAAATATCAGCGGAGAGGTACATGAAGTGTGGTATAGGTGTCTGCGGATCCTGCAACCTTGGGAAATATCTCGTCTGCAGAGATGGACCCGTCTTTGAGGGAGAAAAGCTCGTTGGACTTCTATGA
- a CDS encoding ABC transporter permease, with protein sequence MRWVDFKDSVKRFWSEYKHQKSGMLGLIFLIILLVLGIGAPYITSPDIPKQWQTGEAWIVNPKNAPPSWENAFSDQKLADQKVYTIHDMNVAESKNGSYKVYTLTFTYNMNYDVPPKDIVITGLNSNASRPQDNPLVSVYVERPEEQGVTVEKFLLLPDTQLPSKGVLQLSYLKEVKTLLFYWLYQNGIIQLPMAPPEALPMEIKLMQINQQIQLDSKLYGYFQSMDPMKVLFGSLTENGQLRTLEQVISEPVALQGDYKFTIVVKAPENVKVDLSNFEVAMVGRTFGLLGTDQYGRPIAVGLLWGIRVAIAIGLAVSISSVVIGILIGVTSAYLGGWADEVIQRITEFFMTLPVLPMLILLSLYFGGRITLKQLVLILVLFGWMGTTKVARSMALQIKEQTYIEAARALGASTGRIVFRHIVPQLLPYAFASIALSVPGAILSEAGLSFLGLTSNNMITWGQMLNAAQQNGATLNGYWWQVIPPGLAIAFVGLIFVLIGVSLDTVLNPKLKRA encoded by the coding sequence ATGAGATGGGTTGACTTTAAGGACAGTGTCAAGAGGTTTTGGAGCGAATACAAGCACCAGAAGAGTGGAATGCTTGGTCTAATATTCCTCATTATCCTCTTAGTCCTTGGAATAGGGGCCCCTTACATCACAAGCCCGGACATACCCAAGCAATGGCAGACCGGTGAGGCTTGGATTGTCAATCCAAAGAACGCCCCTCCCTCATGGGAAAACGCCTTTTCAGACCAGAAACTTGCTGATCAAAAAGTATATACAATACACGATATGAACGTTGCTGAAAGTAAGAACGGTAGTTACAAGGTGTATACACTCACCTTCACGTATAACATGAACTATGACGTTCCACCGAAGGATATCGTCATTACCGGACTGAACTCCAATGCAAGCAGACCTCAGGACAACCCGCTGGTGTCAGTCTACGTGGAGAGACCCGAAGAGCAGGGTGTCACGGTTGAGAAATTTCTCCTGCTACCGGATACTCAGCTCCCCAGCAAGGGTGTGCTCCAGCTTTCATACCTGAAGGAAGTCAAGACCCTCCTCTTTTACTGGCTCTACCAGAACGGTATCATCCAGCTCCCAATGGCTCCCCCAGAGGCCCTCCCGATGGAGATTAAGCTCATGCAGATTAACCAGCAGATACAGCTCGACAGCAAGCTCTACGGGTACTTCCAGTCAATGGATCCGATGAAGGTTCTCTTTGGCTCTCTCACAGAGAACGGACAGCTCCGTACCCTTGAGCAGGTTATTAGCGAGCCAGTAGCCCTCCAGGGCGACTACAAGTTCACAATCGTTGTAAAAGCTCCGGAGAACGTCAAAGTTGACCTCAGCAACTTCGAGGTTGCCATGGTCGGTAGGACGTTTGGTCTCCTTGGAACTGACCAGTACGGAAGGCCCATAGCGGTTGGTCTTCTGTGGGGAATCCGTGTTGCTATAGCAATTGGCCTTGCAGTCTCCATAAGCTCTGTCGTCATCGGAATCCTCATAGGCGTTACCAGTGCCTACCTTGGAGGCTGGGCCGATGAGGTAATACAGAGAATAACGGAGTTCTTTATGACACTACCAGTACTGCCTATGCTCATCCTGCTCTCCCTGTACTTTGGAGGCAGGATTACACTGAAGCAGCTAGTTCTGATTCTCGTCCTCTTCGGATGGATGGGTACGACCAAGGTCGCCAGGAGTATGGCACTGCAGATCAAGGAGCAGACCTACATCGAAGCTGCGAGGGCACTTGGGGCAAGCACCGGCAGGATTGTGTTCAGGCACATAGTTCCACAGCTCCTGCCGTATGCATTCGCCAGCATAGCCCTCAGCGTTCCGGGTGCCATCCTCAGCGAAGCGGGTCTGAGCTTCCTCGGCCTGACAAGCAACAATATGATTACGTGGGGTCAGATGCTCAACGCTGCCCAGCAGAACGGCGCAACGCTCAACGGCTACTGGTGGCAGGTCATTCCGCCAGGACTGGCAATAGCGTTCGTTGGACTGATATTCGTCCTGATAGGTGTGTCGCTCGACACCGTGCTCAATCCGAAGCTCAAGCGCGCATGA
- a CDS encoding ABC transporter substrate-binding protein: MSRKVLGLFVMGLMLLSTFYVAKPASAAEVPGDTLKIVYLAAQGSLFMGVFNPSPDGMTDVYTNRVWYFLNDAAIVMGPDAQRHGYRCQLVDVKYNVQVPDSAIIWNGTSKKWEAPYAGKTAKSAVTWKCGLGQWVDGHKITLADYLFSYAMDWEWAYQNGEDDKYYNENWGNALQGTLESIMGINVDKLTDDYIEYTVYQDYVVPYSEWATAVNYMVKPGFPWQVYYTVSKMVAEGVNGKVFDWSTQPTDGYQLDMIDPDQAPYFKAEAQAILNSGELIPVWLSSNLADYLQKWGISKEQAGLTDDMAKVGYENIIKWVDNYKNILIGDGPYYVEKYDPKAMTVVLKLANNKRVGFPGEVNGQKIPFEPFWKEIDIYGSLNDDTAVLAVAKGEYDLYWYARPYNKLAKAIEEYGDQVNPIKTIAVWWSLNLNLVGDPQTGLVNSSGTEKFNPFAIREVRYAMNWLVNRQYIVSQILQGSGAPLFGAEVSGQVDAYTNYMKVAKALGLTAQGDENYALKLIDEGMNKAAQALKAKGHTLEKKDGKWYFDGEPVTVSVIARVEDERLDEGKYIAQLLEKAGFQVNLLQWQRSQASKAVYLSDPSTLQWNVYTEGWVVSGIQDVASLAWDFWFFDIYVDPNWGTDYHNPITVRDLVNVIAGGDVNKFIQTLDLKYYNTPDKLNDIMDWTGYDLANVLPYAEWTGPNNVTVSLQSLDQFWDLFKLAYGAHIYNAPRVYTAETWNFFLTNKKIQAVMVDPISGVGGFLGARSLAPAKTETTTTSATETTKTATQSTTQSTTTSKPAATTTSATQTSSGGEKGGICGPAFLVGLAVVPLLLRRRK, from the coding sequence ATGAGTAGGAAAGTCCTAGGCCTGTTCGTTATGGGCCTGATGCTGTTGAGCACCTTCTACGTGGCCAAGCCAGCAAGCGCCGCAGAAGTTCCAGGGGACACCCTCAAAATAGTCTATCTCGCCGCCCAGGGAAGCCTCTTCATGGGCGTCTTCAACCCATCACCCGATGGAATGACCGACGTTTACACCAACCGTGTCTGGTACTTCCTCAACGATGCCGCCATTGTTATGGGTCCCGACGCCCAAAGGCACGGCTACAGGTGCCAGCTTGTTGATGTTAAGTACAACGTCCAGGTTCCGGACAGCGCCATAATCTGGAACGGAACCTCCAAGAAGTGGGAGGCTCCATACGCTGGAAAGACCGCTAAGAGTGCCGTCACCTGGAAGTGTGGTCTCGGCCAGTGGGTTGACGGCCACAAGATAACCCTTGCGGACTATCTGTTCTCATACGCAATGGACTGGGAGTGGGCCTACCAGAACGGTGAGGACGACAAGTACTACAACGAGAACTGGGGCAACGCCCTTCAGGGCACCCTTGAGAGCATAATGGGTATCAATGTTGACAAGCTCACCGACGACTACATCGAGTACACCGTCTACCAGGACTACGTCGTCCCGTACAGCGAGTGGGCCACCGCCGTTAACTACATGGTTAAGCCCGGCTTCCCGTGGCAGGTCTACTACACCGTCAGCAAGATGGTTGCTGAGGGCGTTAACGGTAAGGTCTTCGACTGGAGCACCCAGCCGACCGACGGCTACCAGCTTGACATGATCGACCCGGACCAGGCCCCGTACTTCAAGGCCGAAGCCCAGGCCATCCTCAACAGCGGCGAACTCATTCCGGTCTGGCTGAGCAGCAACCTCGCCGACTACCTCCAGAAGTGGGGCATCAGCAAGGAGCAGGCTGGACTCACCGACGACATGGCCAAGGTCGGTTATGAGAACATCATCAAGTGGGTTGACAACTACAAGAACATCCTCATCGGCGACGGTCCGTACTATGTTGAGAAGTACGACCCGAAGGCCATGACCGTTGTCCTTAAGCTCGCCAACAACAAGAGGGTTGGCTTCCCAGGTGAGGTCAACGGCCAGAAGATACCGTTTGAGCCGTTCTGGAAGGAGATCGACATCTACGGTAGCCTCAACGACGACACCGCAGTTCTTGCCGTTGCAAAGGGTGAGTACGACCTCTACTGGTACGCAAGGCCTTACAACAAGCTTGCCAAGGCCATTGAGGAGTATGGCGACCAGGTCAACCCGATAAAGACCATCGCCGTCTGGTGGAGCCTCAACCTCAACCTCGTCGGCGACCCGCAGACCGGTCTCGTTAACTCCTCAGGAACCGAGAAGTTCAACCCGTTCGCCATCAGGGAAGTCAGGTACGCGATGAACTGGCTCGTCAACAGGCAGTACATCGTCAGCCAGATCCTCCAGGGTAGCGGTGCTCCGCTCTTCGGTGCTGAGGTCAGCGGTCAGGTTGACGCCTACACCAACTACATGAAGGTTGCAAAGGCCCTCGGCCTTACCGCCCAGGGTGACGAGAACTACGCCCTTAAGCTCATCGACGAGGGTATGAACAAGGCCGCTCAGGCCCTCAAGGCTAAGGGCCACACCCTCGAGAAGAAGGATGGCAAGTGGTACTTCGACGGCGAGCCGGTTACCGTCAGCGTCATTGCCCGTGTTGAGGACGAGAGGCTTGATGAGGGTAAGTACATTGCCCAGCTCCTTGAGAAGGCTGGCTTCCAGGTCAACCTCCTTCAGTGGCAGAGGAGCCAGGCCAGCAAGGCTGTCTACCTCAGCGACCCGAGCACCCTCCAGTGGAACGTCTACACTGAGGGTTGGGTCGTCAGCGGAATACAGGACGTTGCCAGCCTTGCCTGGGACTTCTGGTTCTTCGACATCTACGTTGACCCGAACTGGGGTACTGACTACCACAACCCGATTACCGTCAGGGATCTCGTTAACGTTATCGCCGGTGGCGACGTTAACAAGTTCATCCAGACCCTCGATCTCAAGTACTACAACACCCCTGACAAGCTCAACGACATAATGGACTGGACGGGCTACGACCTCGCCAACGTCCTTCCGTACGCCGAGTGGACCGGCCCGAACAACGTCACCGTCTCACTCCAGAGCCTCGACCAGTTCTGGGACCTCTTCAAGCTCGCCTACGGTGCACACATCTACAACGCTCCTCGCGTCTACACAGCCGAGACCTGGAACTTCTTCCTGACCAACAAGAAGATTCAGGCAGTGATGGTTGACCCGATCAGCGGTGTCGGTGGCTTCCTCGGTGCCAGGAGCCTTGCTCCGGCCAAGACTGAGACGACCACTACAAGCGCTACTGAGACTACTAAGACTGCCACGCAGAGCACCACCCAGAGCACTACTACCAGCAAGCCGGCCGCTACTACGACCAGCGCTACCCAGACCAGCAGCGGTGGCGAGAAGGGCGGAATCTGCGGTCCGGCGTTCCTCGTTGGCCTCGCAGTAGTCCCACTCCTCCTCAGGAGGAGGAAGTGA
- a CDS encoding ABC transporter ATP-binding protein, whose translation MAEPILKVENLKKYFPLKRGLLAALRGEPQRFVHAVDGVSFEIYEKQVFALVGESGCGKSTTGRLIVKLLEPTDGKIYLEGQDVTQINTKEEILAYRRKVQMIFQDPFASLNPRFRIFDVLEEPLLIHGIGETRAEREELIYKALEMVKVTPPEDYVGRFPHMLSGGQRQRVAIARALILNPTFVVADEPVSMLDVSIRAEILELMKELKEKMGVTYLYITHDMSTARYFADWMAVMYLGRIVEMGPAKKVIDNPLHPYTRALLAAVPEPKPERRNVIKELPIKGEVPSAVNIPPGCRFHPRCIYAQKGLCDVQQPKLIEYEHNHWAECHLVGKY comes from the coding sequence ATGGCGGAGCCAATACTCAAAGTTGAAAACCTCAAGAAGTACTTTCCGCTCAAGAGGGGTCTGCTTGCGGCACTTCGCGGTGAACCTCAGCGCTTCGTTCATGCCGTTGATGGAGTGAGCTTTGAAATATACGAGAAGCAAGTCTTTGCCCTCGTTGGTGAAAGCGGATGTGGTAAGTCCACTACCGGGAGGCTGATAGTTAAGCTCCTTGAACCCACCGACGGAAAGATATACCTCGAAGGGCAGGACGTTACTCAGATAAACACCAAGGAGGAGATCCTCGCCTACAGAAGGAAAGTCCAGATGATATTCCAGGACCCGTTCGCTTCCCTCAATCCTCGCTTCAGGATATTTGACGTCCTTGAAGAGCCGCTCCTCATACACGGAATCGGCGAAACCAGGGCGGAGCGTGAGGAGCTTATATACAAGGCCCTTGAGATGGTCAAGGTTACTCCACCGGAAGACTACGTCGGCAGGTTCCCCCACATGCTCTCAGGTGGTCAGAGGCAGCGTGTCGCCATAGCCCGCGCCCTCATCCTCAACCCAACGTTCGTTGTAGCGGACGAGCCTGTCTCGATGCTTGACGTTTCCATACGTGCGGAAATCCTCGAGCTGATGAAGGAACTCAAGGAGAAGATGGGCGTTACGTACCTCTACATCACGCACGACATGTCTACCGCAAGGTACTTCGCCGACTGGATGGCGGTGATGTACCTCGGAAGGATCGTAGAAATGGGACCTGCAAAGAAGGTTATTGACAACCCGCTTCATCCGTACACGAGGGCACTGCTGGCAGCGGTTCCCGAGCCGAAGCCGGAGAGGAGGAACGTCATAAAGGAACTGCCCATCAAGGGTGAAGTTCCGAGCGCCGTCAACATACCACCGGGATGCCGCTTCCACCCGAGGTGCATCTACGCTCAGAAGGGCCTCTGCGACGTCCAGCAGCCCAAGCTCATCGAATACGAGCACAACCACTGGGCAGAGTGCCACCTCGTTGGCAAGTACTGA